Proteins found in one Miscanthus floridulus cultivar M001 chromosome 4, ASM1932011v1, whole genome shotgun sequence genomic segment:
- the LOC136550622 gene encoding LOW QUALITY PROTEIN: SNF2 domain-containing protein CLASSY 1-like (The sequence of the model RefSeq protein was modified relative to this genomic sequence to represent the inferred CDS: inserted 1 base in 1 codon), with translation MVGPGDLTKDELEELWKEMDYALATVAIHEQKQMTDSEASHESNTDLGKRGEHCHHDCILDEQLGLTCRLCNVVCTEAKDIFPPMFTGKDHERPEWSHFGQDDHVLDLSFFEICAPESSKIKESGNVWASITDLEPKLLAHQRKAFEFIWKNLAGSLQFEEMDDSTSKGGCVVAHTPGAGKTLLLISFLVSYLKVHPRSRPLVLTPKAAIHTWRRDFQKWGILLPLHVLHHSNRTSKLMGGLSSKLQAVLKNFHRPSWKTMRIMDCLDKLCKWHEEPSILLMTYSSFLSLAKEDSKLHHKGFITKVLMNNPGLLILDEGHNPRSNKSKVRKLLMKVKTEFRILLSGTVFQNNFEEYFNTLSLARPRFVNDVMTALVPESEKKTRNRTGKHQEALARRIFVERVGQKIESSSKHDRMDGISLLNDLTHGFIDSFEGTKLNILPGIRAYTLFMKPTDVQEEVLAKLSMPLSGNVCYSLEIELLITIASIHPWLINTTRCASXFTPAEVARVEKYKRNFAVGCKAKFVIDLLHKSSFRGERVLIFCHNVAPITFLVKLIEIVFGWRLGQEILVLQGDQELPVRSDVMDKFNGDREGKRKVLIASTTACAEGISLTGASRLVMLDSEWNHSKTRQAIARAFRPGQERMVFVYLLVASGTWEEDKYNSNRRKAWIAKMVFFGRYFDDPLQNRVTEIDDEVLKELADEDETNTFHMIVKQD, from the exons ATGGTTGGACCCGGTGATCTCACAAAGGATGAGCTTGAAGAGTTGTGGAAAGAAATGGACTATGCACTGGCCACAGTAGCAATTCATGAGCAAAAGCAG ATGACAGATTCAGAAGCCAGTCATGAGAGCAATACTGATTTAGGAAAAAGAGGAGAACACTGTCATCATGACTGCATACTGGACGAACAGCTTGGTCTGACCTGCAGGCTGTGCAATGTTGTATGCACTGAGGCAAAGGATATCTTTCCACCGATG tTCACTGGTAAGGACCACGAGAGGCCTGAATGGAGCCATTTTGGTCAGGATGATCATGTACTTGACCTTTCTTTTTTTGAGATTTGTGCTCCAGAATCCTCCAAAATTAAGGAATCTGGGAATGTGTGGGCTTCAATCACTGATCTTGAACCAAAGCTACTTGCTCATCAAAGAAAAGCCTTCGAATTTATATGGAAAAACTTGGCAGGATCATTACAGTTTGAagaaatggatgattcaacaagtAAAGGTGGTTGTGTGGTTGCACATACTCCAGGAGCGGGTAAAACTCTGTTGCTGATTTCATTTCTTGTCAGTTACTTGAAAGTTCACCCAAGAAGCCGACCATTGGTCCTTACTCCAAAAGCTGCAATCCATACATGGAGGAGAGATTTTCAGAAATGGGGCATTTTGCTTCCGTTACATGTGCTTCACCACTCTAATAGAACAAGCAAACTGATGGGAGGTCTCAGTTCGAAACTGCAGGCGGTTTTAAAGAATTTTCACCGACCATCGTGGAAAACAATGCGCATCATGGATTGTCTGGACAAATTATGCAAGTGGCATGAGGAACCAAGCATTCTTCTCATGACGTATTCTTCTTTCTTATCGCTTGCGAAAGAAGACTCAAAACTGCATCACAAGGGGTTCATAACGAAAGTTTTGATGAACAACCCTGGGCTATTGATTCTTGATGAAGGGCACAACCCAAGAAGCAACAAATCAAAGGTGAGAAAGCTGCTGATGAAGGTGAAGACTGAATTCAGAATACTCTTGTCTGGTACAGTCTTTCAGAACAACTTTGAAGAGTATTTCAACACCTTATCTTTGGCCAGACCTCGTTTTGTCAACGATGTTATGACCGCGCTAGTTCCAGAATCAGAAAAGAAAACACGGAACAGAACTGGCAAACATCAAGAAGCACTGGCAAGGCGTATTTTTGTGGAAAGAGTGGGGCAGAAGATCGAGTCTAGCAGCAAACATGACAGAATGGATGGCATCTCCTTGTTAAATGATCTTACTCATGGATTCATCGATTCATTTGAAGGGACAAAACTGAACATTCTTCCAGGTATACGTGCGTATACCCTTTTCATGAAACCCACTGACGTCCAGGAAGAGGTCCTGGCGAAACTGTCAATGCCCTTGTCAGGCAATGTGTGTTACTCTCTCGAGATTGAGCTGCTCATCACAATTGCTTCTATCCATCCTTGGCTTATAAACACAACCAGGTGTGCTA ACTTCACGCCAGCAGAAGTAGCTAGAGTTGAGAAGTACAAGCGAAACTTTGCTGTTGGTTGCAAGGCAAAGTTTGTGATTGATCTTTTGCACAAGTCCTCATTCAGAGGGGAGAGGGTTCTGATATTTTGCCACAACGTGGCCCCAATAACCTTTCTTGTCAAGCTGATAGAGATAGTCTTTGGATGGCGTCTTGGGCAGGAAATCCTGGTGCTGCAAGGAGATCAAGAACTGCCTGTGCGGTCAGATGTCATGGATAAATTCAACGGTGACAGAGAAGGGAAGAGGAAGGTGCTGATTGCTTCGACAACAGCCTGTGCCGAGGGTATCAGTTTGACCGGTGCATCGAGATTGGTGATGCTGGATTCGGAGTGGAACCATTCGAAGACCAGGCAGGCAATCGCAAGGGCATTCCGACCTGGCCAGGAGAGAATGGTGTTTGTCTACCTTCTTGTGGCGTCTGGGACATGGGAGGAAGATAAATACAACAGTAACAGGAGGAAAGCTTGGATCGCGAAAATGGTCTTCTTTGGGCGTTATTTCGATGACCCATTGCAAAACCGTGTGACTGAAATCGATGATGAGGTTCTGAAGGAGCTTGCTGATGAAGATGAGACCAATACTTTCCATATGATAGTGAAGCAGGACTGA